Proteins encoded in a region of the Calditrichota bacterium genome:
- a CDS encoding outer membrane lipoprotein-sorting protein yields the protein MKNRSVMIAVALGLCTAIAGVATAIDWAELVKQARARHERLQAEIKDLTLQQVTENITEQGKMQSQMTIYTKGEKSRAEVQTELGPGMGKMETIVIGDGKDYWLVSPMMGTQKVSREEGEKYASDQEWWDRFTTDARVVGEEKVNGRACYVVQGTPKEGSPFSKLWIDKDFFLLVKAEGKVEGMGKSMSMQCSDFRAVHKDFEIPYRTEVYFEGKLASTTRVTSAKVNTGLADDLFDPKKAKPKGPSMKDMMKMMERQQP from the coding sequence ATGAAGAACCGCAGCGTGATGATTGCTGTCGCCCTGGGTTTGTGCACAGCAATAGCCGGGGTGGCCACGGCCATCGACTGGGCAGAGCTGGTCAAGCAGGCCCGCGCTCGTCACGAGCGCCTGCAGGCCGAGATCAAGGACCTGACCCTGCAGCAGGTGACGGAGAACATCACTGAACAGGGGAAGATGCAGTCGCAGATGACGATCTACACCAAGGGAGAAAAGTCCCGGGCCGAGGTGCAGACAGAGCTCGGGCCAGGCATGGGCAAGATGGAGACCATTGTCATCGGCGACGGTAAAGACTACTGGCTGGTCTCCCCCATGATGGGCACTCAGAAGGTGTCGCGGGAGGAAGGCGAGAAGTACGCGAGCGACCAGGAATGGTGGGATCGTTTCACCACCGACGCGCGCGTGGTGGGCGAGGAGAAGGTGAACGGCCGCGCCTGCTATGTTGTGCAAGGCACACCGAAGGAAGGGTCGCCTTTCTCCAAGTTGTGGATTGACAAGGATTTCTTCCTCCTCGTCAAGGCCGAGGGAAAGGTCGAGGGGATGGGAAAGTCGATGAGCATGCAGTGCTCTGACTTTCGCGCCGTGCACAAAGACTTTGAGATCCCCTACCGCACGGAAGTCTACTTTGAAGGCAAGCTGGCGAGTACGACGCGCGTGACCTCGGCGAAGGTCAACACCGGCCTGGCGGATGACCTTTTTGACCCCAAGAAGGCGAAGCCCAAGGGCCCCAGCATGAAAGACATGATGAAGATGATGGAGCGCCAGCAGCCATAG
- a CDS encoding DUF4252 domain-containing protein has product MGIVRKCLLLPLAALLVAGCADVDWNFRHVRDTVLRSSGAREVRTVFQLSLGPGSLWLTGAIAHLASSGDEAAALLLDIRSVQVGIYQLRDCGEQAGAIKSVERSLTRRGYEPIVKVRGRKEATMVLAHLRKERLDALFVIAMDGDELVLVEVRGRLERVMEEAVRSRGLHAKRAVSRPPTDAVL; this is encoded by the coding sequence ATGGGCATAGTCCGCAAATGTTTGCTGTTGCCGCTGGCGGCACTTCTGGTGGCCGGATGTGCAGACGTTGACTGGAATTTCCGCCATGTGCGCGACACGGTCCTCCGCTCCTCAGGCGCCAGAGAGGTGAGGACGGTCTTCCAGCTCAGCCTAGGGCCCGGTTCTCTGTGGCTGACCGGAGCAATCGCTCACTTGGCCTCTTCCGGGGATGAAGCGGCGGCGTTGCTGCTGGATATCCGCAGCGTGCAGGTGGGCATCTATCAGCTGCGTGACTGCGGTGAACAGGCCGGGGCGATAAAGTCCGTGGAGCGAAGCCTCACCCGGCGGGGCTATGAGCCGATTGTCAAGGTCAGGGGCCGGAAAGAGGCGACCATGGTCCTGGCGCATCTGCGCAAGGAGCGCCTGGATGCCCTGTTTGTTATTGCCATGGATGGCGACGAGCTGGTGCTGGTCGAAGTGCGGGGACGCCTGGAAAGGGTGATGGAAGAAGCAGTGCGCAGCCGTGGCCTGCATGCCAAGCGGGCCGTGTCCCGCCCTCCCACAGACGCTGTGTTGTGA